One part of the Mya arenaria isolate MELC-2E11 chromosome 3, ASM2691426v1 genome encodes these proteins:
- the LOC128226063 gene encoding neuronal acetylcholine receptor subunit alpha-6-like gives MSIYPILALVCLLLIPQSSNASHNGGILANGTDAKQLYDDLFVTGAYNYRVRPSSTYQTPMTVFVEFYLLAINEEDIWHPDLALTNSFEDYKQIGDDKLLVESCSDGTVYWFPFQVFESTCPLDITYFPFDEQTCKLKFEAYSYTQYELNVTSRGPGVNLDEFERSSSWDVTEVSWETDADAYGPNVIFSITMKRKPLFIIQTIVFPIIACALLNTCVFVLPVESGERSGFAVTMFLALAVFLTIVSTTLPANSDTVAVFSVYLIIQTTASVLITVIANLSIRLSILSDPIPKWLHKGMNRTRLLLTCKTCKRRAPTSEVHPFDAESGDVPKKSVDYEPHGGEPT, from the exons ATGAGCATCTATCCCATTTTAGCTCTCGTGTGCCTCCTGCTCATCCCCCAAAGCAGCAACGCAAGTCACAATGGCGGCATTTTAGCCAACGGCACAGATGCTAAGCAACTCTACGACGACCTTTTTGTTACCGGCGCATACAATTATCGCGTCAGACCAAGTAGCACTTACCAAACACCAATGA CTGTTTTTGTGGAGTTCTACCTACTGGCGATAAACGAG GAAGATATTTGGCATCCCGATTTGGCCTTGACGAATTCTTTTGAAGACTACAAACAGATTGGAGACGATAAGCTGTTGGTAGAAAGCTGCTCGGACGGAACTGTGTATTGGTTCCCATTTCAG GTTTTCGAGTCAACATGTCCCTTAGATATAACCTACTTCCCGTTTGATGAACAAACATGCAAATTAAAGTTCGAGGCCTACAGCTACACACAGTACGAG CTAAACGTGACGTCTAGGGGACCGGGTGTTAATCTTGATGAATTCGAAAGAAGTTCAAGCTGGGATGTAACTGAAGTTTCCTGGGAGACGGATGCTGATGCATATGGgccaaatgttattttttcgaTCACAATGAAGAGGAAACCACTCTTTATTATTCAAACCATCGTGTTTCCAATCATCGCGTGCGCACTGCTGAATACCTGCGTGTTCGTTCTTCCGGTTGAGAGTGGGGAGCGATCTGGCTTTGCCGTCACCATGTTTCTAGCTCTGGCCGTCTTTCTAACGATCGTTTCCACAACACTTCCAGCTAATTCGGATACAGTTGCTGTTTTCTCCGTGTATCTAATTATTCAAACGACGGCAAGCGTATTAATAACCGTTATAGCAAACCTATCGATACGACTTAGCATCTTGAGTGATCCGATTCCAAAGTGGCTTCACAAAGGGATGAACCGCACAAGATTGTTGCTCACTTGCAAGACTTGCAAAAGGCGAGCACCTACTTCCGAGGTCCACCCATTTGATGCCGAGAGCGGAGATGTTCCGAAGAAGTCAGTCGATTACGAGCcacacggtggagaacccacgtga